A genomic window from Planctomycetota bacterium includes:
- a CDS encoding tetratricopeptide repeat protein, whose amino-acid sequence MKVDKTAFYGYYITMRDKTISTLIIICLSLAIILCLPIGNNTCADEPKIKNTQVDSAADDYTPVTPTKKSKDSIEIQPMLSDSYDSGTTGLYSEPTIKGMDDLPFSIVYMKRKKPSQINLKRYEAELNKTFNRAKPSRINEKPNLNSFDTNQLIKSSLALFKDDKFRESAETIKKILLENPENGVALILYGNALFAMGDYTFSARAIRKGMAIVNDLEDTPMDLKEFYDDPKTFDKQTEELAILAKYSPESFEAKFLLGYVYYFSGKTNESLAILKPLAEFKEPDKEALRFVLRAKEIMRKQNTPPSKTKD is encoded by the coding sequence ATGAAAGTTGACAAAACCGCTTTTTACGGTTATTATATTACCATGCGCGATAAAACCATATCCACGCTGATTATTATCTGCCTAAGTCTGGCTATTATTTTATGCCTCCCTATCGGAAACAATACCTGTGCGGATGAACCCAAGATAAAAAATACGCAAGTTGATTCTGCCGCCGATGATTACACCCCGGTTACGCCCACTAAGAAATCCAAGGACTCCATTGAAATCCAGCCGATGCTTTCGGACAGCTACGATTCCGGCACAACGGGCCTCTATTCCGAACCCACTATCAAAGGAATGGATGATTTGCCGTTTTCCATTGTTTACATGAAGCGCAAAAAACCCTCCCAGATAAACCTGAAACGCTACGAAGCGGAATTAAACAAGACCTTCAACCGCGCCAAACCATCGCGTATCAATGAAAAGCCGAATCTCAACTCATTCGATACGAATCAACTGATTAAATCATCCCTTGCTCTCTTTAAAGACGACAAGTTCAGGGAATCGGCGGAAACCATCAAGAAAATACTGCTTGAAAACCCTGAGAACGGGGTCGCACTTATCCTTTACGGGAACGCCCTCTTCGCGATGGGCGATTACACATTTAGCGCCCGCGCCATACGCAAGGGAATGGCAATCGTTAACGACCTCGAAGATACGCCCATGGACTTAAAAGAATTCTATGACGACCCAAAAACATTCGACAAGCAAACCGAAGAGCTGGCGATACTGGCAAAATACTCCCCGGAAAGTTTCGAAGCCAAATTTCTCCTGGGCTATGTTTACTATTTCAGCGGTAAAACAAATGAAAGCCTTGCCATATTAAAACCGCTTGCCGAATTCAAGGAGCCGGACAAAGAAGCCTTGCGGTTCGTGCTCCGCGCCAAAGAAATCATGCGCAAGCAAAACACGCCCCCATCAAAAACAAAAGATTGA